One segment of Candidatus Gracilibacteria bacterium DNA contains the following:
- a CDS encoding ComF family protein: protein MDIKKHILSLFENKKCYSCQQDGHFFCPKCANDLEKYSPYCYVCKKYSKGFMIHETCSQYIPNISSIVVLTHYKYPIIKRLLKLGKYYNKPGIYGDIIDGNRDFFIQESQIQNSVLIPVPMHFLRRWKRGYNQSYIISKELSKNLDVSVNTKLLKKNKYSKQQSKLKASQRSKNLNGSYKCNPQKNIDFKSHIYLVDDIVSSASTLEECALILKKSGYKNISAICLASD, encoded by the coding sequence ATGGATATAAAAAAACATATTCTCTCACTCTTTGAAAATAAAAAGTGTTATTCTTGTCAGCAAGATTGACACTTTTTTTGTCCTAAGTGTGCCAATGATCTTGAAAAATATAGTCCATATTGTTATGTTTGTAAAAAATATTCAAAATGATTTATGATACATGAAACATGTTCTCAATATATTCCTAATATCTCGAGTATTGTGGTTCTTACCCATTACAAATATCCGATAATAAAAAGGTTATTAAAGCTATGAAAATATTATAATAAACCATGAATTTATTGAGATATAATTGATTGAAATAGAGATTTTTTTATACAGGAATCTCAAATTCAAAACAGTGTACTTATTCCTGTCCCTATGCATTTTCTTAGAAGATGGAAACGCTGATATAACCAATCGTATATTATATCAAAAGAATTATCTAAAAATTTAGATGTATCAGTTAATACGAAACTACTTAAAAAAAATAAGTATTCTAAGCAGCAATCAAAACTCAAAGCTTCTCAAAGAAGTAAAAATCTAAACGGAAGCTATAAATGTAATCCTCAAAAGAATATAGATTTCAAAAGTCATATTTATCTTGTAGATGATATAGTATCAAGCGCTTCAACGCTCGAAGAATGCGCCCTCATCCTGAAAAAAAGTT